The following DNA comes from Vigna radiata var. radiata cultivar VC1973A chromosome 4, Vradiata_ver6, whole genome shotgun sequence.
GGTCCACTACACTACCAATGGTGTCTTTCTTAGCTAGACCAAATACGCTCAAGACATTTTATCTAGGGCCCAGATGTTGGATGCAAAACCGACAACCACACTGCTCCAACCTGATATTCAACTAACAACCACAAGAGATCCATTCTCTGATCCCACTCAATATCGCTTTCTCGTTGGTGCACTCCAATATCTCACTATAACTCGTCCTGACTTGTCCTACGTGGTAAATTTGGTTAGTCAGTTTTTTCAAGCTCCAACAAATGATCAGTTTCAAGCAGTTAAACGCATCCTTCGATATGTCAAGGGCACCATGTCCTATGGCCTATCCTTCACCCGTGGAGCTTCCCTTAATGTTCTTGGATACTCGGATGCAGATTGGGCTCGATGT
Coding sequences within:
- the LOC106758380 gene encoding uncharacterized protein LOC106758380 — its product is MLDAKPTTTLLQPDIQLTTTRDPFSDPTQYRFLVGALQYLTITRPDLSYVVNLVSQFFQAPTNDQFQAVKRILRYVKGTMSYGLSFTRGASLNVLGYSDADWARCIETRRSTYGYSIFLGGNLVSWSAKKNQL